The Flavobacteriales bacterium genome includes a region encoding these proteins:
- a CDS encoding SRPBCC domain-containing protein: protein MERVKLELEFLIKSSPTILFNYISTPSGLVEWFADDVNVKGKKYTFFWDGDENTAELVSKTNGKFVKFKWDDSEEGEFFEMEIQKDELTGDIALVVTDYADEDEADEISMLWESQVGDLRNALGA, encoded by the coding sequence ATGGAACGCGTAAAATTAGAATTAGAATTTCTTATAAAATCTTCGCCAACGATACTTTTTAACTACATTTCTACCCCTTCAGGATTGGTAGAATGGTTTGCCGATGATGTAAACGTAAAAGGGAAAAAATATACCTTTTTTTGGGACGGAGACGAAAACACTGCCGAATTGGTAAGCAAAACCAACGGAAAGTTTGTAAAGTTTAAGTGGGACGACAGTGAAGAAGGCGAGTTTTTTGAAATGGAAATACAAAAAGACGAACTAACCGGAGACATTGCTCTGGTAGTAACCGACTATGCCGACGAAGACGAAGCAGACGAAATATCGATGCTTTGGGAAAGCCAAGTAGGCGATTTGCGGAATGCGTTGGGAGCGTGA